In Syntrophorhabdaceae bacterium, the sequence TATTAGATATTAGATATTAGATATTAGATATTAGATATTAGATGCTCACATTTCCAGATTGGCGGTGAGGAGGTGGCGGATGTCTTCCGGGAGGAGGTTGATTCTTTTTACGAGGGCCGGGGTGATGCTCTTTTCCGCCAGCTCCTTGAGTGAGAGGCCCTTGAGGCCCAGAAAATCCATGTATTCGTCCACAAAAATGGTCGAGAATCCGGTGAGCGGCTCGCGTTGGACGTGTTCGCCCACGAGGTGGGCGATATGAAGGATGGCCACATTTTGCCTGAAGGTTTCGGGGATCTTCATGGGAGGGGCGAAACGTGCGTAGGATTGATACCTGATGGTGCCGCAGATCGAGGGAGGGAAGGCCCATTTTTCAAAGAGCATGGCTGCAATGTGTGATCCGTCGAGTCTCCCGACAAGATGGATTATGTCGTGGTTCTTGTTCTTGAGTAGTTGGACGAGTACCTGCCCGATATCATGAATGAGGCCGACCGTGCTCACCGCCGTCGGCTTCTGCATCTCCACCAATGTTGCGAGCTCGAACCCGATGAGGGAGATGAGAATGCTGTGGAGATGGAACTCTTTTGTCTTGAAACTTTTCGGGAAAAGCTCGAACACACATTCCTCGAGGGCGATCTGGTAGATCTGGTTGAAGCCGAGAAGCATGATCGCCCGATGGAATTCCGTGATCTTTTCCCGTAGGTTATAGTAAGGAGAGTTGATCCTCCTGAGGGTCGTGCTCACGATCGAAGGGTCCGTCTTCGCATATTCCACTACTTCGGCGGTCGATACCGTATCGCTCAGGAGCATGGAGGTGAGCTTGTCCACAAAAAGAGGGAGGCGCGGAAATCCACGGAGAAGGTCCTGAATTATCTCTATCTTGGGATAATCCTCCTCTGCCTCCTCCTGCAGATGGGTGAAGAAAGAGGTGAGGGCATCGGACTTCCGGACCCACGCGGCCCATTCATCGGACAGATGAGCCTGCATACGGGCAGCGGAGGCCGCCAATGCGCCGCGGAGGAAGGACTTTAAACGGGTGCCCAGCATCTGGAACGATGATTGTTCAAGGGAAAGGATGGTGGTGTGTTCCGGCGAAAGAATGGAGAAAGGATTGCCTGCCCCTTCGGCATCCGGGCCATTTCCAAGCCAGGCGCCTTTATGAAGGATTGCTATAGTGACGTCGCCCCCTCCTCCCGGAGCCTTGCGCAGGAGTTTTAAAGAGCCTCCAGTGATAAGGTAGGTGGACGGATCCACTTCACCTTCCCGAACGAGATATTCGAGGGGCTCGAGTGTCCGCAGGGCGCCTGCATTGTAGAGGGAGATAATCTCCTTATCAGAAAGGCCCGCAAAGAGAAGCCGGTCGAAGGACGTAGGATCTTTTATTTGAGGGCCTGCCATTGTCTTCATGGACCTGCCTTACCCGTTGGGGTGCGAAGGTCTTCGTGCTCCTTTATCTATTCCCCGTAGGGTGTACCATAGGCATTGAGAAATGCGCTTTCTTTAAGGGCCCTTCTCGGTACGGCTTTTGGTATTTCGTCAAAATATCCGAGGGGCGTCATTTCCACAATGCTGAACCCCTCCGGTATTTTCAGTGCTTCCTCGGCTTTCGCGGCATCGAAATTCCCCACGTGCACCGTTCCCAAGCCGAAGCTCCAGGCGGCAAGGACGATGTGCTCCATGGCGATGCCCGCATCGAACATGAACCAGTCTCCCTTGTTGGTCGAGGGTTGTCCTTTATAATATCCGGCCATGCCGGTTTTTGCAATGACGCATATCACACATGGGGCATCCACGATCGCGGCCCGCGAGGGATTATTGGGCGTCAGCGTATCCTGGAGCGCATTTTTGACGGTCTGCTCCTTTACCACAATATACCGCGAAACCTGGGTATTCGCCCAGGAAGGCGCCTGCCTGGCCGCTTCGAGGATTTCCCTGATAATCTCGTCGGGAACAGGATCCGCCTTATACTTCCTCACGCTTCTTCTCTCGTGTATTGCTTTCAATAGCTCCATATTTGCGCCTCCTTATTATGATTCTGAAATCATATCGTGATCACGAAGGACTGTCAACGATGACCTGTTATTTTCTATTAAAATATAATTTTGTAACGATTCATTATAAAAGAAGAAAAAAGAAAAGAATGTACCCATTATAAAACAAACGATAGGAAAGGGCGCGCTCCTGCCTGCTCCCGGCCCTTCAAGGCGCAGCCACGGCACCCTGATGCTGCCTGATCCTGCATGTCATTTCAGTGAGATCGCATTCGATGACGCATGGCTCTATATGTATCACCACGTCAATCGGCTTGATCGCATCCACTATCTCTCGCTCCACATTACTTGCCAGCTCGTGGGCCGTCTCTATACCCGCATCTCTGCAGATGAGGAGGTGGAAATCAATGTACTTGGTACTCCCGGCGAGACGGCTTCTCAATTTATGGTAACCGGCACAGGGATAGGGAGTCTTTTCAATGATAAACCTGATCTTCATCTCCACCTTCTGGGGGATCCTGGTGTCAATGAGGCCGGCAATGCCTCTTCGGAGTATCTTTATTGCGGAAACAATTATGATAAGACCGATTATTACGGAAAAGAGGAAATCGAAGGAGGTGATGCCGGTAAAATAAGTCACGATGATGGCCCCTATTGCGGCAGTGTTCGAATAGAGGTCACTCGTATAATGAAGCGCATCGGCCATCAAAGTCTGGGAGCCGGTCCTGGTGCCCACCTTTTTCAGTACCCGGGATACGGCGATACTGAAGAGGAGGGAGAGGACCATTACTCCGAGATCGACACCCGAATATGAGATTGTGCCTTTGTGGAGGAGTTTGTCTACTGCCTTGTAGAGAATTGCCCCGCCCGTGGCGATGATCACCGAGGATTGGATCACGGCGGCCAGGTCTTCGAGCCTGCCGTGGCCGTATTGATGCTCCCGGTCCGCGGGTTTTGAAGCCTTCCGGATGGTGATGAGGTTCATGAGGGACATGAGCGCGTCAAGGAGGCTGTCAAGGCCGGAGGATATGACGGTCATGGAACCGGAGATGAGCCCCGTACCGAATTTGCACAAGGCCAGAACGAGAGCGGAGAGTATTGCGAAAAGTGATGCCTGTTCCTTGGTGGCCATAGATCCTCTAAAAGACTTCTTCCTTGGGACGGGAGAAGCTGTTCGCTTCTTCAGGCCCGGGCAAAACCTCAAGTCTGTAACGTACAACTATATAATATTTTACCTAAGGAGTATAGTGGAACGCGAGCCATACCGCCCGGGTCAACGGATCCGTCCACTCGACCCGATGTTTCTTATGGGCAGGGATAAGGATGTAATCTCCCGGATTCATCTCTCTTGCCTCGGGCTCCCCTTCAAAGAGAAGACCGGCTTTGCCTTTAAGGAGGACGACCCATTCGGCGGTATTCTGATCGTACCATGTGTCTGCCGGCGTAGCATGCCCATCGGAGACGATCCTCTCGAGTCTGAACCCCTTCGTTTCCAGAAGTATTTCGAGGAGCTCCTCTTTCATGGAATGAGGGATGGAGGCATAGATATTTCCCTCCCCTTCACGCTGTTGTGCTGCGGCCCTTGCCATCAGACCTCTCCTCCGTCCCTCACCATACCGAGAAGAGTCTCCACTCTGTAGCCCGACCGCTCGGATATCCTGATCAGCCTCTCGACCAGCCGTTCGCAGGCCTCGAGCCCGGCCTTTCCTCTTCCGGCTTCTTTCCCGTCGGCAGTAAGCTCCCGGAAAACCTCCACCTTGAGGGAAGCGGATAGAAATTCCCGTAAGCCTTCCCTGCTATACCAGAACACCCCTTCGTATTCATTGACTCCGAGAAATAATCGAGCCTCGGGGTCTTCGAAAAGGGCAGCGAGCCTGTCGTCGAGAGATGTCCCTGCGGAGGGGGCCAGGAGATCGTCATGGACGAGGAGGAGTGCGATTACACGGGAGGTCCGCTCGGCCGTCTCATACTCCATGCCGAGGTCCTGGAATACCCCGGTCATGACAGGGGTAAAAAAGCTCAAATCGATCAGATTCGGTCGATTGTCGGGGCTAAGATCAGGGGGAATATCTTCGTCGCTGAGGAGTCGCGCAAAAATCCATGCAAGGAGCGTATAAAACGGCCGGGGGTTGTCACGGCCGTTGAGAAACGAAGGGTAAGCCTTTTCTTCGGAGGCCGTACTATCCGATTTCACCTTCTGTTTTCGCGAGCGTAAAGGGGACCGGACCAATGTCTCAAGGGCCCTTCCCGTTGCTCTCGTCTCCTCGGTTTCATCGCCAGGGGCGCCGCGATATGCCTTCACCTCCCGGAGGAGCCTGGCCGCTTTACCCAGAGTATCATCGAGGAGTACTCCGATCCCATCGCCGGAAGGAGGCCGGGTCCGGGACGAGGCATTCCATAGCTTTTGGAAGAGGTCCGCATTGACGAGCTCTTTGAAGCAGTTGAGTAGGGGCTGAAGGAGCATCTCCCGGAGGGCATAATCCGGGTCGAGAACCCCTCTCCCCGCGAGATGAGAGGCGAGCCGGGCATAATGGTCCCATTCGTTATCCCTCATCTCCCGAAAATCGAGGAACACATGAGTGCCGTAGGCCCCGAGCTCGGTGTAAAGACCTTTCTCGTGAATCTCGCGGTTCGACCTCAGAAAGAAGAGATTGGACATATGGTCTCTGAAAATCGTGAAGGCCCGGTCATCGTGGCTCAAAGAAAGGCCTTCCCCCACAGTCTTCTGCACGAGAGTGCGGTTTTCGCCCTGGCCTGATTTTACGGAGTAGGCCACGGAGGTCCTGATCCAACCCGAGGTATCGGCATATTTATTGTGATACACTACAAGAGAACGGTCGTTCCCATATCGGTTCGAATAGGCGAATACATCTTCATTGACTCCGCCGTCGAGAGTGAAGAAATCATAGAGGAGGAAATGCTCCACCCCTGCAAAGAGGTGCCTCAGGTGGAGAAGAGGAAAAATTTCCCTCTCATGCCTTTCCACGAGACCCCGGTCCGGCGTTTCATCCCAATAGGCGCGTCGGTATTCCATCCCGTACTTTTCCTCGAATCCTTCGACCTGCCCGTGGCCGAACATAGGTAATCCCGGCATGGTGATCATGAGAAGACAGGCGCCGAAATATTTGCCCTCCTTGCCGAATTGGTCCACCGCGGTCCGCTCATCGGGGTTATTCATGAAATTCACGAAGCGGCGCAAGACCTCCGGGTCGAATTCGAGAGTGTTTTTTATTACCTGCCGGTACGACGCATTCTCCTCATCCCGTATCATGTTCATAAAGGCGCTGTTGTAGACGCGGTGCATGCCGAGAGTACGAACGAAATAGCCTTCGAGAAGCCAGAATGCCTCGGCGAGGAGGAGGGTATCGGGCGCCTCCGCTGCCACTCGGTCGACGACCTCTCTCCAAAATTCTTTGGGCATGGCATCATTGAATTCTTCCTTTGTAAGTCCGAATTCAGCCCTTGTGGGGATCGCGCCGCCCGAGCCGGGTTCCGGAAACCAGAGCCGCTGGTAGTGGCGCTTTGTGAGCGTCATGGCGGCGTCGAAGCGGATGACGGGGAATTTTTTCGCCACATGAATTATGGTGCGGATCATTGCCTCCCGGACCGCAGGATTCAGATAATTCAGTTGGGCGGTATCGTTCCAGGGCATGCTTGTCCCGTCATTGCCGTGGTATACATATGATTCGGCGCCGGTACGCCGGTCCACCCGTTTGAAGACAACGGCTGCATCGCTGCGGTTGTAGTAATGGTCCTCCACGAAAATGCCTACCGAGTCGTCCTGGGAAAGGTCCGGGCCCTGAAAAGTATACCAGGGAAAAGGGCTGTAATCGAGGGATACGAACCAGTCCGGGTGCTCCACCGTCCATTTCGAATAGATGCCCACATGATTCGGGACCATGTCGCTCGCCAGGCGGATATTACGGAGCCATGCCCGGTCACGCAGGTTACCGTAACCCTCTTCTCCTCCCAGGTCGGTGGCGATCGTATAATCGTAGAGTGAATAGGCGGAAGGGACCGCCTCGGGGTTTCCGCAAAGTTGTTTGATTTTTGAAGAGGAGGGGCTCCTTTCCCAGACGCCTATGAGCCACAGGCCGGAAAACCCGCGATACTGCAATGAGTCCAGCTCCGCATCGGGAATTTCATCGAGTTTCGAGATGGACCTGCCATACTGCCTGGAGAGCTGATCGAGCCATACGTAGATATTTTTTGCCATGAGCACGAGGCGCGGCATCCAGTCCTTGTCGGGACTGAACTCTTCGGATTCGTGCTCGATTGCCGCCGCCCTGGCCCTGTAATTGATAACCGGAGGCCGGCCGGGGCCGGAAAAGGTCAGTTTCTCTTCCTCCCGGAAAATATCGAGTGATTTCAGGATCCGGCGGAGAAAGTTACCGAGGATGACGCCCCAATGTTTTTTAATATATTCAAGTTGTCCGGAAAGGGAATCGGGCGAGTTAATTGCCGGCGCCCTCAGCATATCCACCAGGTGTTGCCCTTCCGGCCCAAAACCGGGTTGGGAATCGAAGTATTTTCTGATACCTGAGATAATGTGAGGATAGACGGTGGTTTTTGTCAGAGTCGTATCGTCGAAAAGCTCCATGAAGGGGGCGAAGGCAGGATTCATATTCGCAAGCCACAGCAGGAGCATCTCTTCCAGGGCGATCTCCCGATTGGGGACGCCTTCCGTGGCGCCCGCCATATATACGTCGAGGCTTATCTCTCCCCGGTAGACTGCGACAGGGGGAAATTCATCACTAAAGGCACGCAGCGCCTTGTCCAGCTCATCTTTTCCGAGTGAGGAGGAAAGCGCTTCCAGGACTTCGGCCATGACATTCTTATTTACCTCGCGCCTGTACCTCGCGACGATATAATGCATCGTCTCGTCGATGAGGCCCATTGCCGTGATATGTCCCGGCTTCACCGCTTTTTCCGGTGTTTTCTTGAGGTCTCTGTGGCGATTCATTTTCTGGGCGAATACCCGGGCAGCTCGGAAATCCGCGAAAATTACGTTGCCGCTAAAGGAAAATATGGATTCATCGAACTGATAGCGCTCCCGCGCTTTACGTGAAATATGAAATTCCATAACCGTCCTCTTTTCCATAAATCCATGCTAACACAGGGGTAGGGGAGAGTCAACCCGACGGATCGCGCCAAATCAGCCAAATGCCCTTTTTTTGTTGCATAACAGGATGAAAGCGGTGAAAATATGTCGGGACCAAGCAGGGCGATGGCTTAGCTCCCGGGAAAAAGGCAATGGAGTTTTTGAATTGTGAGGGCCGTGTAACGATCCTTGAGGCAAGGCCGGCAGTTTTGGGCATATCCTTCAAATATGGCGGAAGGGCCTTGCGGAGAACACCGGGATGGCCATAAGAATCGTTTTTGTGCCCGCCGATGGACTGATATTGGCAACATGCCGCGGCAAGATCAATTTCAAGGAAATTACCGCGGCACACGAGCAGGGATACAAGCTGGCCCTGGAGCACAGGGTATTCCGATTCCTTGCGGACGCCCGGGAAGCCGAGCCGGCCATGGAGACTCACGAGATCTACGATCTGCCTGAATATTATGCATCCATGGGTATTCCCCGCGCGACCATGGTCGCCGTGGTGACACCGCCCGACCGTAAATATTATGATGATTTTCGCTTTTTTGAAACCATCTGCAGAAACAACGGGTACCATTACGTGCAGACCTTTGAAGAGATTGAGGCGGCAAAGGAGTGGCTGACTCATAACAGACCGCCCGGACCACCTCCGCGTTAACATTTCTCAGCTTTTTGCGTCATCGAACATGGAAAATCGCTTTTCCCTATGCTAGAATAGATCGATCATAGAAACTATAATTCTCGCCAGGGGCAACTAATGAAAATCGGACATTCCCACCCTCTCCCCAATGGCTTTACCCTGCTCCGCCTTATTCCCGGTCTCTTCTTCTGTTTCCTCACCGCCGCAGTCATCGTCCCTGTTGATCTGTCTGCCGAGTTACTGGGGAGTCCGGTCAGCATAAGCGGCACGACCGTTTCGATGGACGTGGCCCCCGTTTTTCAGCCGAAAACCCATGTGAGCGGGGGCGGCGACATCACCGTATCGAGATATTCCGTGGCTGCCAATGTGCGGATCCCCCTGCGGGAAAGACTCCATCTGGGCCTTGGCTTAAGCTATGAATTTGACGACTACAATTTCACGCGGCTTACCTCTTTTGCCGTGGCCGACCCGTGGAACAAGATACATCGGGCGGGAATCACGGGCCGGTTCGTCTATAGCGTGAATCCTCGGTGGAACCTTTTTTTCGCTCCCATGGGACAATTTGCCGGGGAAACCGGGGCTGACGCGGGTAAGTCACTTCTCTACGGAGGGGCGCTCGGCGCCAGTTACTCCTCCAGCAAGGACTTTACCATAGGGTTCGGCGCGGGGGCATTTTACCGACTGGAGGAGACCGCCTTTTTCCGCAGCCTTATCGTGAACTGGAATATTACTGACCGCCTTCATCTGGTAAACCCCTTCAGGCTGGGGCCCGCCGGACCTGCCGGAATCGAGCTGGGATACTCCCTTGACAGTAATTGGGAAGTGGCTCTCGGCGGGGGGTATCGCTCATATCGTTTTCGGCTCGACGCAAATGGGCCCGTGCCGAGCGGCATCGGCCAGACCACTTCTGCGCCCGTCTATCTCAGCCTTTCAAGGAGGTTCGGCAAGGATATCAGGCTCCACGCATATGGCGGAGCGGCTTTTGCCGGTAAAATAAGAGTGGAAGACCGGGCGGGGAACAGGATCGACAGCACGAGCTATTCGACCGCGCCCCTTATGGGGATCACCCTTTCCGCCGCATTTTAAGGAGGCGGGGCGCGAGGCGGGAAAAAGGTATGGGAGAGGGGTTGATCTTTTTCTCTTGAGTCCCGATAATAATAAAAGAATATAAGAAATCCCGGATTAACGGGCATCCATCTCCCTTAGGGGGATAAGAACGGGAAGGGGAGCATGATCGAAGAAACCATCAAAAAGATCGAAACCAGAATAAAAAAATCAGGGCAGCCAAAAGGAGCTCAGGATAAGAACGCGGCGGAGCTTGTCGAGCTTCTCGCCCAGCTTAAAACAGAGGTAGCCGAGCTCTCAAAGACCCATGCCGACCATGCGGAGAGCATCGCCGGTTTTGCCAAAGTTTCAGCTCATGAGGCGACACGGCAGGACCAGAACCCGGAACTTCTTCAACTCTCGGTCAAAGGGCTCGCATCTTCCGTAGAGGGAATCGAAAGCTCCCATCCCAATCTCGTGGAGCTCGTGAACCGTATTTCCGTGATGCTCGCGAATATGGGTATCTGAGGCAAGAGTTTTGCTTCGAAAATATCAGGAGCGGGCGGAATTCTAAAGTACTTCTACACTCAACTCGCCTTTATGGAGGGTGACGAGAAGCCTCTCGCCCGGGCCCACCTGAGCGGGATCGGTCACCACTTCCCCCGTCTCCTCCCGTGCCGTAATACTATAGCCGCGCTTCAATATATTATGGGGATTGAGGTCTTCGAGGCGCTGGGCGAGGGAATCGACCCGGCTCTTCGTTTCCCTGAAATATGAATCGAATCCGTGGATGAGGTTGCTCGTGATCTCGTCCAGGTACATCCGTGAATCAACCATGAAATCCTTCTGTTCCCTCAGATGCATCATGCCCTGATAAAGGAGGAGTTTCGAGCGTTCAAGAAGGTTTTTCATCCCCCTCTGCAGCCGCTCCTCGGTTTCGGAAAGGAACGCCTGGAGCTCCCTTTTATCTTTTACCACGAGATCTGCCGCGGCGGTGGGTGTAGGTGCCCTTACGTCCGCGGCGAAATCGGCGATGGTGAAATCGATCTCATGACCCACTGCGGAGACTATGGGTATCACTGATTTGTGGATGGCCCTCGCCACCATCTCCTCATTGAAGGGGGCAAGGTCTTCGATGGAGCCTCCTCCCCGGCCCACGATGATGACGTCCACTTCTTCCATGGCGTTGAGACATTCTATGCCCTCGGCGATCTCGTAACACGCCTCGTCTCCCTGCACCTTCACGGGATATATGAGAACGCACATATTTTCGAATTTTCCGAAGATCACCTTCAGCATGTCCCTCACCACCGCGCCCGCAGGGGAGGTGACGATACCGATCTTTTGGGGCAGGAAGGGAAGGGGCTTTTTTATCTCAGGCGCGAAAAGGCCTTCCTGAAAGAGCTTTTCCTTGAGCATCTGGAACTTGAGCTGCAGAAGGCCGACGCCTTTTACCTCGATCACATCGACCAGGAGACGGTACTCGCCCCTTTTTTCGTACACGTCAACCCTGCCTCTGCAGATGATGGCCGTGCCTTCCTTCATGGTCTCGGCCGAATATTTGGAGCGGAAGTTGAAGACCACCGCCTTTATGGTGGCCTGGTCGTCTTTAAGGGTGAAATAGAGGTGGCCCGAAGGGTAGAGCTTGAAATTCGAGATCTCTCCCTCCACGAGGAGGTCGCGGAATTGGCTGTTTATCGTCTGCCTGATCCGTGAAGAGAGCTCGGAGACGGTATAGATATAGACCGGCCATTCGGCCTCGCGGGGCATCATAGTGCTATTTCTTGAAATAGTCCTTTATTATTTTCATGGAGCAGAATTCTCCGCACATGCTGCACACGTTATTTTCCAGATTGCGCTCTTTCCTGAAGTCCCGGATTTTGTCCGGATCGATGGCGCAGGATGTCTGCCCCTCCCAGTCCAGTGCTTTGCGGAAGGTGGACATGGTCCGGTCCCGTGCAAGGGCTTTCGGATTACCCCTCGCAATGTCCGCGGCATGGGCCGCGATCTTGCACACCATAACCCCGTCCCATACATCTTTCGGTGCGGGAAGACCCAAGTGTTCCGAAGGCGTCACGTAGCAAAGAAAATCCGCCCCGTAATAGCCTGCCAGCGCTCCGCCGATTGCGGACGTGATGTGGTCGTAGCCGGGAGCGATATCTGTGACGATCGGTCCGAGTACATAAAAAGGCGCACCGTTGCACAGGGCCTTCTGAAGGACCATATTCGTCTCCACGAGATTGAGGGGTACGTGTCCCGGGCCTTCAACCATGACCTGCACGTCGTTCCTGATCGCCTCAGCCGCCAATTCGCCGAGGATGATGAGCTCTTCCACCTGGGCCCTGTCCGTCGCATCTGCGATGCAGCCCGGCCTCAAGCCGTCTCCGAGGCTCAGGGTCATATCATATTTCTTGGCAATGGCGATGAGCCTGTCGTACTGCTCGTAGAGGGGGTTTTCCTTTTTGTTCACGATCATCCATTCCGCGAGAAATGCGCCTCCCCGGCTCACGATGTCGGTGACCCGCCCCTGTTTTCGCAATCTTTCGAGAGAGCTCTGGGTCACGCCGCAGTGGACGGTGACGAAATCGACCCCGTCTACCCCATGTTTTTCGATTACGTCGAAAAGGTCGTCCGCCGTCATATTGACGATTGCCTTCCTCTTCTTTACCGCTTCCACGGCTGCCTGATAGATAGGCACCGTACCCAGCGGGATACCCGCGTGGGCGATCAGTATTTTCCGTATCTCATCGAGATCGCCCCCGGTCGAGAGGTCCATGACCGCGTCGGCCCCCGCTTTGACCGCCATGCGCAATTTTTCAAGTTCTTCATCGATGTCGACCATTTCGGAGGAAGTGCCCATATTGGCATTGACCTTTACGCTCAACCCCTTGCCCACTCCCTTCGGGGTAAAATCGCGGTGCCTGTTGTTGGCAAGGACGGTCGCCTTTCCTTCGGCAATCGAAATCCTCAGCGCCTCCGCGTCTATCCCCTCATCGCGGGCCACGCGCTCCATCTCCTCCGTAATCTTTCCTTCCCTTGCAGCGACCAGTTGGTTCTTCATCTTCCTATTATCTCCATCTTTTTAATAAGTTCTTCCGGGTTTCTCGCAAAAAGCCTGATCATGGGCTCCTTGCCTGCAGACCCTTTATCATAAATAATATCGGGCGGGTTTTTGGTATTCAGTGATGCCCTCTCGACGAGGGAATCAAAGGCTTCCCCAATTCCGTCCACGCTCCCGTCCACCACGCCGTCCATTTCCAATAAGACCGTCGTCATGCCATTTTTTACCGCCTTTTGCACTGTCTCTCCACGGAATTTCAGATTCATTCCCGATCTCATGAAAGGATAACACTTCATAAAGGAAAGGATCATCCGGTCCACAGGGGAGGACGTCTCGAAGGCAGGCTCGCTTTTTACGAATAGTTCTCCCTGGAGACTGCCTATCCTGCCGGGGAAGGAGGCAACGTCCTCGGTCCCTGCCGCGCC encodes:
- a CDS encoding HDOD domain-containing protein, which encodes MKTMAGPQIKDPTSFDRLLFAGLSDKEIISLYNAGALRTLEPLEYLVREGEVDPSTYLITGGSLKLLRKAPGGGGDVTIAILHKGAWLGNGPDAEGAGNPFSILSPEHTTILSLEQSSFQMLGTRLKSFLRGALAASAARMQAHLSDEWAAWVRKSDALTSFFTHLQEEAEEDYPKIEIIQDLLRGFPRLPLFVDKLTSMLLSDTVSTAEVVEYAKTDPSIVSTTLRRINSPYYNLREKITEFHRAIMLLGFNQIYQIALEECVFELFPKSFKTKEFHLHSILISLIGFELATLVEMQKPTAVSTVGLIHDIGQVLVQLLKNKNHDIIHLVGRLDGSHIAAMLFEKWAFPPSICGTIRYQSYARFAPPMKIPETFRQNVAILHIAHLVGEHVQREPLTGFSTIFVDEYMDFLGLKGLSLKELAEKSITPALVKRINLLPEDIRHLLTANLEM
- a CDS encoding nitroreductase family protein; the encoded protein is MELLKAIHERRSVRKYKADPVPDEIIREILEAARQAPSWANTQVSRYIVVKEQTVKNALQDTLTPNNPSRAAIVDAPCVICVIAKTGMAGYYKGQPSTNKGDWFMFDAGIAMEHIVLAAWSFGLGTVHVGNFDAAKAEEALKIPEGFSIVEMTPLGYFDEIPKAVPRRALKESAFLNAYGTPYGE
- a CDS encoding cation diffusion facilitator family transporter, translated to MATKEQASLFAILSALVLALCKFGTGLISGSMTVISSGLDSLLDALMSLMNLITIRKASKPADREHQYGHGRLEDLAAVIQSSVIIATGGAILYKAVDKLLHKGTISYSGVDLGVMVLSLLFSIAVSRVLKKVGTRTGSQTLMADALHYTSDLYSNTAAIGAIIVTYFTGITSFDFLFSVIIGLIIIVSAIKILRRGIAGLIDTRIPQKVEMKIRFIIEKTPYPCAGYHKLRSRLAGSTKYIDFHLLICRDAGIETAHELASNVEREIVDAIKPIDVVIHIEPCVIECDLTEMTCRIRQHQGAVAAP
- a CDS encoding cupin domain-containing protein; its protein translation is MARAAAQQREGEGNIYASIPHSMKEELLEILLETKGFRLERIVSDGHATPADTWYDQNTAEWVVLLKGKAGLLFEGEPEAREMNPGDYILIPAHKKHRVEWTDPLTRAVWLAFHYTP
- a CDS encoding alpha-amylase family glycosyl hydrolase; the protein is MEFHISRKARERYQFDESIFSFSGNVIFADFRAARVFAQKMNRHRDLKKTPEKAVKPGHITAMGLIDETMHYIVARYRREVNKNVMAEVLEALSSSLGKDELDKALRAFSDEFPPVAVYRGEISLDVYMAGATEGVPNREIALEEMLLLWLANMNPAFAPFMELFDDTTLTKTTVYPHIISGIRKYFDSQPGFGPEGQHLVDMLRAPAINSPDSLSGQLEYIKKHWGVILGNFLRRILKSLDIFREEEKLTFSGPGRPPVINYRARAAAIEHESEEFSPDKDWMPRLVLMAKNIYVWLDQLSRQYGRSISKLDEIPDAELDSLQYRGFSGLWLIGVWERSPSSSKIKQLCGNPEAVPSAYSLYDYTIATDLGGEEGYGNLRDRAWLRNIRLASDMVPNHVGIYSKWTVEHPDWFVSLDYSPFPWYTFQGPDLSQDDSVGIFVEDHYYNRSDAAVVFKRVDRRTGAESYVYHGNDGTSMPWNDTAQLNYLNPAVREAMIRTIIHVAKKFPVIRFDAAMTLTKRHYQRLWFPEPGSGGAIPTRAEFGLTKEEFNDAMPKEFWREVVDRVAAEAPDTLLLAEAFWLLEGYFVRTLGMHRVYNSAFMNMIRDEENASYRQVIKNTLEFDPEVLRRFVNFMNNPDERTAVDQFGKEGKYFGACLLMITMPGLPMFGHGQVEGFEEKYGMEYRRAYWDETPDRGLVERHEREIFPLLHLRHLFAGVEHFLLYDFFTLDGGVNEDVFAYSNRYGNDRSLVVYHNKYADTSGWIRTSVAYSVKSGQGENRTLVQKTVGEGLSLSHDDRAFTIFRDHMSNLFFLRSNREIHEKGLYTELGAYGTHVFLDFREMRDNEWDHYARLASHLAGRGVLDPDYALREMLLQPLLNCFKELVNADLFQKLWNASSRTRPPSGDGIGVLLDDTLGKAARLLREVKAYRGAPGDETEETRATGRALETLVRSPLRSRKQKVKSDSTASEEKAYPSFLNGRDNPRPFYTLLAWIFARLLSDEDIPPDLSPDNRPNLIDLSFFTPVMTGVFQDLGMEYETAERTSRVIALLLVHDDLLAPSAGTSLDDRLAALFEDPEARLFLGVNEYEGVFWYSREGLREFLSASLKVEVFRELTADGKEAGRGKAGLEACERLVERLIRISERSGYRVETLLGMVRDGGEV
- a CDS encoding DUF6268 family outer membrane beta-barrel protein — encoded protein: MKIGHSHPLPNGFTLLRLIPGLFFCFLTAAVIVPVDLSAELLGSPVSISGTTVSMDVAPVFQPKTHVSGGGDITVSRYSVAANVRIPLRERLHLGLGLSYEFDDYNFTRLTSFAVADPWNKIHRAGITGRFVYSVNPRWNLFFAPMGQFAGETGADAGKSLLYGGALGASYSSSKDFTIGFGAGAFYRLEETAFFRSLIVNWNITDRLHLVNPFRLGPAGPAGIELGYSLDSNWEVALGGGYRSYRFRLDANGPVPSGIGQTTSAPVYLSLSRRFGKDIRLHAYGGAAFAGKIRVEDRAGNRIDSTSYSTAPLMGITLSAAF
- a CDS encoding DUF4404 family protein — encoded protein: MIEETIKKIETRIKKSGQPKGAQDKNAAELVELLAQLKTEVAELSKTHADHAESIAGFAKVSAHEATRQDQNPELLQLSVKGLASSVEGIESSHPNLVELVNRISVMLANMGI
- the xseA gene encoding exodeoxyribonuclease VII large subunit, whose protein sequence is MMPREAEWPVYIYTVSELSSRIRQTINSQFRDLLVEGEISNFKLYPSGHLYFTLKDDQATIKAVVFNFRSKYSAETMKEGTAIICRGRVDVYEKRGEYRLLVDVIEVKGVGLLQLKFQMLKEKLFQEGLFAPEIKKPLPFLPQKIGIVTSPAGAVVRDMLKVIFGKFENMCVLIYPVKVQGDEACYEIAEGIECLNAMEEVDVIIVGRGGGSIEDLAPFNEEMVARAIHKSVIPIVSAVGHEIDFTIADFAADVRAPTPTAAADLVVKDKRELQAFLSETEERLQRGMKNLLERSKLLLYQGMMHLREQKDFMVDSRMYLDEITSNLIHGFDSYFRETKSRVDSLAQRLEDLNPHNILKRGYSITAREETGEVVTDPAQVGPGERLLVTLHKGELSVEVL